One genomic segment of Chlamydiales bacterium STE3 includes these proteins:
- a CDS encoding hypothetical protein (Product derived from UniProtKB/Trembl:Q6M9M3), translating to MCYILNMISSKYDKLIQVFAETPIFTAAEARAAGIPSRMLSHFCKKGLIERLSRGVYKGSQAKMEIEFEWEDLALTSTSISNGVICLLSALCYYGLTDQIMREFWIAIPHASRSPQRQKTRIIRMRNIELGQTEIQMGANRLKIFDKERTIIDSFRYLSQEVAIKALQTYLRQKGVEKPNLNKLMKYAKLLRVDIHPFIMALTT from the coding sequence CTTATCCAAGTTTTTGCAGAGACACCAATTTTTACTGCTGCAGAGGCACGGGCTGCTGGTATTCCCTCCCGCATGCTTTCTCATTTTTGTAAAAAAGGGCTAATTGAGCGACTTAGCCGTGGCGTTTATAAAGGCTCCCAGGCAAAAATGGAAATCGAGTTTGAATGGGAAGATCTTGCCTTGACATCAACGAGTATATCAAATGGTGTAATCTGTTTACTTTCTGCTCTCTGCTACTACGGTCTTACCGATCAAATAATGAGAGAGTTTTGGATCGCAATACCTCATGCATCAAGAAGTCCTCAAAGACAGAAAACACGAATCATTAGAATGCGAAATATTGAGCTTGGGCAAACAGAAATTCAAATGGGAGCAAATCGTCTAAAAATTTTTGATAAAGAAAGAACGATAATCGATTCTTTTAGATACCTAAGTCAAGAAGTGGCAATTAAAGCTTTACAGACTTATCTTCGTCAAAAAGGCGTGGAGAAACCCAATCTTAATAAGCTTATGAAATACGCTAAGTTGCTTCGGGTTGATATTCACCCCTTCATTATGGCATTAACAACATGA